The following nucleotide sequence is from Pseudomonadota bacterium.
GCCGGACCAGAGGCGAGATCTCCCGCGTGGTTGCCGGTTCCAACGGTAGGGCGCGGAGAAAGTCGTTGACGAGTTGCGAGAGGTTCTTCCCATGCAGTCGTCCGTAAACGCTGCCCGCGTTCGATCGCATCCGGTTCGAGAGATAGGTTCTTTGGTTTCCGCATCATCGACTCCATGGCATAGCCATGATTCTATGGAAAGCATGCGCATGTACCGCATCCCTGTCAAGTCGCGCGAGGGGGCTTGACGAAGCTATGACAGAATCCGCTGAGGAACGAAGCGCATCGGTTCGAGTTATTCGCCCGCACAAACGTCGAAGCCGGTGGACCAGCGAATGCCATCCGCGTTGAAAGAACGGCCATCCTGCCCCATCACGACGGGCGTTGCTAACGCCAGCTCCAGCCTTAACCTGCGCGATATAGCGTAACGCAGCATACCCAGGACGATTCGCCTGTTGGATAAACCAGCCGGCGGAGAGATAAGACCAGAATGCCGTTAACCATACGAACCTAATCCTGATTTAGCCGCTGGTTCGCGGTGGTTCAAGGGTGTGCGAGTTCGAGCCGAACTCGGGATCTTTGTCACTCCATTCCGGGATTGATAAAGGCAGGCACCTGCCTCTCTGTGTCAGCATGACGAGAGAAACAAAACGGCAACTCAGTCATATGTTTGGCAAGGAGGGACCCTTCGCGTTCAAACGCCTTGGGCAACTGCCACGCGGGCTAACTAGCAAGGTTAGCACGGTACGGGACACCCCGTCTGTCAGGGATGCGTGTGTTTTATTTAAGGGATCCCTCGGGGGATCGTTGCGTACTGATCGCCGCCGACGGGAAAGAGGCGGAAAAGGGCGAGGGGCGCGTTTTTGAAACCGGTCTTGGTTTGGCATACTGTAGCCATCGGCAATTCCCGCAGCAACACCATGCGCCTCAAGATCCTCGCCATCGACACCTCGACCGAAGCCTGTTCCGCGGCGCTTCTCCTGGGCGATGAGGTGCGGGAGCGCTTCGAGATCGCGCCCCGGCGCCACAGCGAGCTGATCCTGCGCATGATCGACGAGCTGTTTCGCGAGGCCGGATTGACGCTGACCTCGCTCGCGGGGCTCGCTTTCGGCCGCGGACCGGGCTCTTTTACCGGGGTTCGCATCGCTTCCGGTGTGATTCAAGGGCTGGCCCTGGGCGCCGATCTCGGCGTCGCGCCGGTCTCCACTCTGGCGGCGCTCGCGCAAGGCGCACATAGACAAACGGGATCGCGACAAGTGCTGAGCGTAATCGATGCTCGTATGGGCGAAGTCTATTGGGGGATCTATGAGCTCGACGCCTCGGGAATCATGTGCGCTACACAGCCCGAATGCGTGGCTCGCCCGGCGGCCGTCCCCCTCCCCGAAACGGGGACCTGGTTCGGAGTGGGCAGCGGGTGGTCGGATCACGGTGAGGCGTTGCGGAAGCGGCTTGGAGAACGGCTTCACGGTGCGGACCCGCATCAGTATCCTTCCGCCCGTGACATCGCCCTGCTCGGCGCCCATGCTTTTCGTCAGGGGGATATCGTGGCGGCGGAGCAGGCGTTGCCGGTCTATCTAAGAGATCGCATCGCGGAGCCTAAAGGGTGATGCCGAGGATTAGCGCATGCTAGTCTTGGCCGGTCGCTAGTGCTCCAAACGCTCGATACCCGTCTCCAGCCGTCCGTCGCGCCACAGCCGTAGCCAACGGTAGCCGGGGCTCAGCGTATCGCGCTGGTGACGATCGGTCCGCGGCGTAAACTGCACGCAAGTGGAGGGGGTTCCAAGAAGCTGCACGCCCTCTCGCAGCGCCGCGAACTCTTGGTGGATGTGGCCCCAGAGCACCGCGCGTACCTGCGTATGGCGGTCGAGTACTTCAAAGAAGGCCGCGGGATTATCCACCCCTATCTCGTCCATCCACAGGCTCCCGATCGCGACCGGATGATGGTGCATGAACACCAAGGCCGGATGCCCCGTCTCGGCCGACAATCGCTCATCGAGACGGGCGATTTGCTCGGCGCTCAAATGGCCGTGTTCTCGGCCGGCCACGGCGGTGTCAAGAAAAACGCAGCGCCACTCCCCGACCTGCGCATGGTCGACCGCGTGGATGTTGCTGCCCGGAAGCACTTGGCACATCGCGCCCTTATCGTCGTGGTTTCCGGGCAAGCAATATACCGGGACTCCCAAGCCCCCGATGCATTCACGCAGCCGGGCATAGGCGGCTCGGCTACCATCTTGGCTCAGATCACCGGTCAGCACCAGCGCGTCGGGCGGCCACTGCCTTGCTTGTGCCAAGGTCAATACCGCGCGCAGCGATTCCGAGGTATTCAAACCGTCGTAAAGGCCGCCTGGATCCGCATAGAGATGGGGGTCCGTCAGTTGCAAAACCGTCCAGGGATCGCGGTTCGAACGCGGGCCGAGATTTTTCATGGCGGTAAGTTCTT
It contains:
- the tsaB gene encoding tRNA (adenosine(37)-N6)-threonylcarbamoyltransferase complex dimerization subunit type 1 TsaB; the encoded protein is MRLKILAIDTSTEACSAALLLGDEVRERFEIAPRRHSELILRMIDELFREAGLTLTSLAGLAFGRGPGSFTGVRIASGVIQGLALGADLGVAPVSTLAALAQGAHRQTGSRQVLSVIDARMGEVYWGIYELDASGIMCATQPECVARPAAVPLPETGTWFGVGSGWSDHGEALRKRLGERLHGADPHQYPSARDIALLGAHAFRQGDIVAAEQALPVYLRDRIAEPKG
- the cpdA gene encoding 3',5'-cyclic-AMP phosphodiesterase, which codes for MPKELKELTAMKNLGPRSNRDPWTVLQLTDPHLYADPGGLYDGLNTSESLRAVLTLAQARQWPPDALVLTGDLSQDGSRAAYARLRECIGGLGVPVYCLPGNHDDKGAMCQVLPGSNIHAVDHAQVGEWRCVFLDTAVAGREHGHLSAEQIARLDERLSAETGHPALVFMHHHPVAIGSLWMDEIGVDNPAAFFEVLDRHTQVRAVLWGHIHQEFAALREGVQLLGTPSTCVQFTPRTDRHQRDTLSPGYRWLRLWRDGRLETGIERLEH